Below is a genomic region from Chelmon rostratus isolate fCheRos1 chromosome 7, fCheRos1.pri, whole genome shotgun sequence.
TTCAGGTGGGGTCTCTTATTTCTAAAGAAGCACTGTTACAGCCTGAGTTGATGACTTGCCACTAACCTGTAGGGGACGTCCTGTCTGTGTGGGCCTGTGAGCTGAGGTGAGCTGAGGCGATCCCTAGCAATTACACTGCTGTTTATTCTGTGTGGTGGTGCCTCTCGGCTGTCGCAGCTGCCTCAACGAAGCGTCTCCATACTGGATACCTGAACCCATCCTCTCTGGGTCCAACTCAcctttgacacaaaaacatgatgacacatttcagactTACATACGAGAGTAAAGGCAAATCCACAGGGCTTCATGCACTCAAGCACAGAGATCCTACTCAAAAACCAGTAAATGTGTGCACACGTTCACAGACACAGCCGACTCAGGCACACCTCTTTAACAAACAGTGATACGTGTACCTGAGTCTATCTTGTTGAGGATGGTGCGAGCACACTTCAGGAAGCCCTCCTCGACATTCTCCCCTGTCAGAGCACTCGTCTCCAGGAACATCAGCTCTACatgagcaaaaagaaaaaagcacacattcaaggtggaagaaaaaggagagagtggaaagagacagaaggagcaacaaaagacaggATGGGGTGGCATAACTCATGCAAAGCCAGCATACAGAATAATACAGACAAAAGGAAATAAGATGAGATAGAGGCTTGAAATGTGGATAATGTAGATTTAACATCAGTTACCGTTCTCCTGAGCAAAGCGCGACGCCTCCAGGAAGgtcacctctctgtctgcatccaGGTCTTTCTTGTTGCCGCACAGGATAATAACAATGTTGGGGCTCGCTAGAGTCCGTGCATCTGTCAGCCAGTTGGTTAGGGCGTTATATGTCTCCCGACTgagagacaggacaggacagatgGACACTTTTTAATGGGAGACAACGGCTGGTTTATCGCTGGAGCGACCTGAAACATGTCATGCTCAAATGGTTTTGCATAGCCTCAACGGTCCAAGTGATACACAAATTTCCACGTCAGCGAGGActgtacgcgtgtgtgtgtccaactAAGCTGACACCCAATCTAGTATAAACTGTAGTACACAGAACTGCGTGCAtatcctctgtgtgtctgtagtaTATGTGGGTCTTTAAAGTACTCTTGTGTGGTAAATAATGTAGCCCCGTTTCAATGCATTCAAATTCTATTAATTTTACTTCCCTTGCTCAAACAGTGACCTCTTcctttacataaacacacaaaaacttaCTAGGAGCAGGTTATTTCAATTCAAGGACAAACTGCTATATATATGTAGTACTAATATCTAAGGAATAAGTCTTCAAAGGCTTTCTGCTTGCTAACCATGAAGCGCATGATCCTTTATTGTTATGGGGCCTTCAGACTTTTGCTTCGAAAAGGAAAATGTAGCATGTCTAACTTCAGAATAAccaaataaaacagactttcaTGTTTGGTTGCTGGGTAATGCAGAGGTACTCAAACGTGTGTAAGTGACTAATAAATACCAACTTTCTGATTCTGTGGTTACACAGAAACTAGTTAGTGATACAAGTGTAAAATGTATGCCTTCTGaaacctgaaaacagaaaacccTGTTCCACTAGAAGGGTGTGGGTCAACAGAATAATGTTTAACAGCTGCTTTCACGAACGGCCAAAGACTGACGTCACTCCTCATCTACACGCTGATGAGCCCGAGCGGCTCAGCTGCAATCTGACTCACATACTGTCCATCTTCCTGTTAACCTTTTCACCTGAGAAAGTGATGCATGTCTCCATCTACCACTCATCCTCTTGTTCcgcccccaccctcctccccctgcgTTTTTCCCTTCAGGTGACACTTTCTGTGATGGACTTCTGCTTTCCTgactgctgcctgcctgccagaGGACGCCTCTATATTACAACTCCTGCCACTCTGCACTCCACCTCTCCCGCCACAAAAGCCCATGCATTCTTACAAACATAAACTCTAatacatttctgtctctctgcatgaCTGCATCCACTTCATCTTGATTTCACAACCCCTCTATGGCAACCCAAATCTCATGAATACAGGCCTGTGAGTGCTCATATCTCACTATATGGGCCCAGCACATGGTAAATTGCACAATTTCTGGAGGCGCTATGGGCAAGCTATATTTTATATACCACAAAGAGTGGAAGCAACAACCTAGGTActcaaaaaaataaactgagaCTAAAGTGAAATACTATTTACAGTCAAGCTTCATGGATCAGTAAATTTCAATTTCAACTCCAACTAGATCCAATTTCAACAGATCAAAATATCATTGCTGTGAATGTCTGGCAGCGTGCTCCTCTAACTACAATGTTGGGGGGTGTTTTTGGTCGtttttcatgattattttctcatttaatgaAGATGAActgtttttgagacatttcCTGCACTGGCAGGAAAATATAAGTAATGTCTATATGGAGAACATTATATGTAAAAaacagattccaaaaaagttgggacgctgtgtaagatgtaaataaaaacattttttaaaagttggtgaggtaaaacattgaatatattgtctttgcgctgttttcaattgagtatatgacAAAAACGATTAGCAAATGATTACATTCCGTTATATTTCTGATTAGTGGCcacattttttggaatcagggttgtaaatttCATTATGCTACACAAAATGCATAATTTGTAGAAAGGCAGAGGGACAGTGAGTGCAGTGATCCTTTTACCTGGTAATATCATAGACGAGGAGcgctccagctgctcctctgtaGTAGCTGCGTGTAACAGAACTGCGGAGAGAACACATGAATCCACGTTAAAATAACGTATTCAATGTATATATATCAGCTGGTGAAACTTGGCTGGGGAAGGTGAATGAGAGGCTGTCTCTTGCTTTTAGCTTTCATCATCAGTCTGGTATGTAATTACTACAAGGGAGCTCCTCAAAGACATGTGACTTCGAGACTGTCCACATCTGTGTGTAACTGTGAAACTGGATGTTGCCCAAAGACCGTATGTGTGCTTGGCAATTCATGTTAACCATGTATTTCTAAAAAGTCTGCCAAACCCTTAGCAGGAAATACTGAAGGCCATTACCGGAATCGCTCCTGCCCAGCAGTGTCCCAGATCTGCAGTTTGACCGTCTTTCCACCAACGTTGACCACTCGGGAACCAAACTCCACGCCAATGGTGTGGTTTGAGTCCTGTTTGACTGCAACAAGGATGCAGAggaaaggaagtgaaacaggAGTGAACCTGAGGcgacagcacagcagagcaacTAACTTCAGCACGTAATGCGATTCCTTTTTTTTACTGGCAAATGTATGGACTGTGGAGGCTGGTGGAGAAGCCTTTCAGTTTAAGCAACAAGTGTGAACTGTAATAATGAAGACAACACACTGTTCCCAGAATGTTACCTCTAATCTACAATACGTTGgtgtgttttgcttgttgttATCTTCAAACGGCTCATATCCACATTAGAGACAAGAGGGAATCTAGAGGAGATTAACGCTGTCAACCtgccctccctttctctctccagtgACAGCACAGGGAGCCAACACGTCTTTAATCAAATTAATACAagcatgtgtgagtgtatgtatgtggctgtgttttcacattgttttttcattacaAACAAAAGCGCATCTGTGGATTTTTAGACAAGTGCTAGCAAATATCACACTGCTAATTTTTATTCCATAAAAGCTGCAGTTATTAGACATCCTCTGGGCTTTACTGGCTTATTTACTATCTTATCAAAATCTTCACAGTTTTGTTCACAGTTTAATGGAtagattaaatgttttgttataaCTGATCTTATGTTCAGTTTGTTGACACTATCAGAGAGAGGTGTcgatttaatttaattttagaAGCCATTCTTAGTTGGGGCTCTTTATTGGACTGCActatacacaaatacatacagaaAGCATGTGAGTACTTTATCAGATCTTAGTTCCATCATTATCTACTGTGAGTGTTATGAATATGGATTTTTTAGTTTGACTCCACATGGAAGTCAATGAATAACTACCCCAGGAGGAACTGGAAAATTCAGCACAGTGCAACCTCACAGCAGAGTAAGAGGGTATGTTTGAAGTGTCTGTCATGAAACAACTCAGGAAATTAGCAGCACTAATTTCATGACTGCATCGATTTCTGTGTGTCCATGTAATGACACAATTACGGTTTCACCCTTATGCAAGCCTGATGTGACGAATGGGTTTCAGTGAGGTAAAACTTACACTTGTTCTCTATGAATTGGTGGAGGAGGCAGGATTTCCCTGTTCCGGCACTCCCAATCACCAGAAACTTAAACAGGAAGTCtgaaagcagagaagaggaggtagAGATCAATGCAACACCAACGTCAGGGGAGGATCCCGAGAGACAATCCTGAGATTTCCTCTTAATCCTATTGAGCTTCTTCTTTCACAGTATCCTACAACCCCAAATTAGCCTACTAATCACAAAGCCTTGCATGTAATCAGCATAACCTGCTAATTATGATTCTAATTTAATATGCTTGTTTGTATAAGGTGCAAAATGACACTACCACGTAATAAAACATGCCATTAGAGCAAAGCTTTAGAGGTAATAAACATGGCCTAGGTTATCTGACTTGTGCAGGGATTGAATGACCACAGCCAGCTGGTTGTACAgacgttgttgttgttgtggagaACAGGCCCTTGCTGTGGAAAGTACAACCCAACCCACGGAGAGGTTCTGGAGCTCAAATGACTCGAGCCCCTGACATGCAAGGCCATCCACAGAACAGACAGCCTTCGTGTGCTGTGACCAAATATGGCACAGAAGACATTTACAACACATCACCAGATCAATGAGATATGAAACCATGTCAAGATGCAGgaggtgttgtgtgtgtgcgtgtgtgtgactcGAGAATGAATTCTAGAATCAAAAGTGAGTCAGTGTTTGTGAGTAATGCACGGAAAggcactgaaagaaaaacaggaaatccaAGAGTGATGGTGTGTTCTCTGACCGTGAAAGTAAATAATGATTGCAGACTGCACCTTTCCTCCTGAGAGCCTGCTTCAGTTGGAATCTGAAGACAGTGTGCAATTTCAGTTCAAGCTTGAGTGCTGGCTCTGCAGGCAGAGGTGCAGGCCTGGCAAATGATTAGTGACTACTGTTGAGATTAAGAGCCAGGTTAACATCCTGTGAGTATTAAGCTCCACACAAGGTCAACAGAAACAGTagtttaggggaaaaaaaataggCGCAGAAGACAGTGAGCTTTAGTTCCTGAATGGCATTTAAACTTATCATGATAGTGCTCTTGGAGCCACCTTCATCAACCGACACACACCAGCCGCCAGCTCAGTTTACGGTGCACCTTTGTTTGTTGAAGCGGGTGTTTTCTTAAGCAACACAAGCTAGAGGTCAAATTCATGGTAACAGAACTGCTAAAGCAAAGCAAAGGAGCCTACATGCACTCACAGATTTCTTCTGCAACAGCAGTCACGACCCATCTCAACCACACGTTGTCAAT
It encodes:
- the rab4b gene encoding ras-related protein Rab-4B; its protein translation is MSETYDFLFKFLVIGSAGTGKSCLLHQFIENKFKQDSNHTIGVEFGSRVVNVGGKTVKLQIWDTAGQERFRSVTRSYYRGAAGALLVYDITSRETYNALTNWLTDARTLASPNIVIILCGNKKDLDADREVTFLEASRFAQENELMFLETSALTGENVEEGFLKCARTILNKIDSGELDPERMGSGIQYGDASLRQLRQPRGTTTQNKQQCNC